A genome region from Brassica oleracea var. oleracea cultivar TO1000 chromosome C2, BOL, whole genome shotgun sequence includes the following:
- the LOC106327728 gene encoding nudix hydrolase 19, chloroplastic-like: MNLRTHAFAGNPLRSKTPKSTDSFSPSSAFKSLKALIPSIPNHPAPSPDFKVLPFSKGRPLVFSSGGDASATPLWHLGWVSLSDCKALLNTRGVDLDENSLVYLGPKVEEDLVCWAVDVSSQEEHGVVLELTSRKLCFVELRTLMVAADWEDQRAMDELAIAGHARALLEWHKVSRFCGACGGSTVPKEAGRRKQCSNEACKKRVYPRVDPVVIMLVIDRENDRALLSRQARFVPRMWSCLAGFIEPGESLEEAVRRETWEETGIEVGEVVYHSSQPWPVGPSSMPCQLMLGFFAFAKTLDINVDKEELEDAQWHSREDVKKAVSFAEYRKAQRTAASKIEQMCKGVERSQSLSTDFNVESGELAPMFIPGPTAIAHHLISTWVDQGSGNVHSKQQPGVSLSNL; encoded by the exons ATGAACCTAAGAACCCACGCGTTCGCAGGCAACCCCTTGAGATCCAAAACCCCAAAATCCACCGACTCCTTCTCACCTTCCTCCGCTTTCAAATCCCTAAAAGCCCTAATCCCTTCAATCCCCAATCACCCCGCGCCTTCCCCCGATTTCAAAGTCCTCCCCTTTAGCAAAGGCCGCCCGCTGGTGTTCTCCAGCGGCGGAGACGCTTCCGCGACGCCTCTCTGGCATCTGGGATGGGTCAGCTTATCCGATTGCAAGGCTCTGCTGAATACTCGCGGGGTTGATCTCGACGAGAACTCGCTCGTGTATTTAGGACCCAAGGTGGAGGAAGACTTGGTGTGTTGGGCGGTTGACGTGTCGTCTCAAGAAGAGCACGGCGTCGTTTTGGAGTTAACGAGTAGGAAGCTCTGTTTCGTCGAGCTTCGGACCTTGATGGTGGCTGCTGATTGGGAGGATCAACGCGCTATGGATGAGTTAGCTATTGCGGGACAT GCGAGGGCGTTGCTTGAGTGGCACAAAGTCTCACGCTTTTGTGGAGCTTGTGGAGGTTCAACTGTTCCGAAGGAAGCTGGGAGAAGAAAGCAATGCTCAAACGAGGCTTGCAAAAAACGGGTTTATCCTCGGGTTGACCCGGTTGTTATAATGTTGGTTATTGATCGAGAGAATGATCGCGCGCTTTTGAGTAGGCAAGCGAGGTTTGTGCCGAGGATGTGGAGTTGTTTAGCCGGGTTTATTGAG CCAGGGGAGAGCTTAGAAGAGGCTGTGAGGCGAGAAACATGGGAAGAGACGGGGATTGAAGTAGGAGAAGTTGTCTATCACAGCTCTCAGCCTTGGCCTG TTGGACCAAGTAGCATGCCCTGCCAGTTGATGCTTGGGTTCTTTGCTTTCGCCAAGACTCTTGACATAAACGTAGACAAGGAAGAGTTAGAAG ATGCTCAATGGCACAGTAGAGAAGATGTGAAGAAAGCAGTGTCGTTTGCAGAGTACAGGAAGGCGCAAAGAACAGCGGCTTCAAAGATAGAGCAGATGTGTAAAGGTGTGGAGAGAAGCCAGAGTCTATCAACTGATTTCAATGTGGAAAGTGGTGAGCTCGCTCCTATGTTCATCCCGGGTCCAACTGCCATAGCTCATCACCTGATCTCAACGTGGGTGGATCAGGGTTCTGGCAATGTTCACTCAAAGCAACAACCTGGTGTTTCTCTCTCAAATCTGTAG
- the LOC106325149 gene encoding uncharacterized protein LOC106325149, whose product MNMANEEKPKKKKSLMSFYKFSTTTSKQSLINPKFKPNKDSIPPSSLSQEDASKPIVPRPNKMQNHLVRDIFELETSSKERKKGGDGGGAAEEGRKSVSHVERDTTARIAAAAEMLTVRILAADMPGFMQAHAFRCARTTLDSLEKFSSKHMAFNLKKEFDKGYGPAWHCIVGKSFGSFVTHSTGCFLYFSMDRLYILLFKTKVRSTSPH is encoded by the exons ATGAATATGGCAAACGAAGAGAAACCAAAAAAGAAGAAGAGTCTCATGAGCTTCTACAAGTTCTCCACTACCACATCGAAGCAGTCACTCATAAACCCTAAATTCAAACCCAACAAAGACTCGATCCCACCATCATCACTATCACAAGAAGATGCATCAAAACCCATAGTCCCCCGTCCAAATAAAATGCAAAACCATCTGGTGAGAGACATCTTCGAGTTAGAGACTAGTAGTAAAGAGAGAAAGAAAGGCGGTGATGGTGGTGGTGCGGCGGAGGAAGGGAGAAAATCGGTGTCTCACGTGGAGAGGGATACAACGGCGAGGATAGCGGCGGCGGCTGAGATGTTAACGGTGAGGATATTAGCGGCGGACATGCCGGGGTTTATGCAGGCACATGCGTTTAGGTGTGCGAGAACGACTTTAGATAGTTTGGAGAAGTTTAGTTCCAAGCACATGGCTTTCAATCTCAAGAAG GAATTTGACAAAGGGTATGGACCAGCATGGCATTGCATAGTGGGGAAAAGTTTCGGGTCATTCGTAACACATTCCACAGGTTGTTTTCTTTATTTCTCAATGGACAGACTCTACATTCTCCTCTTTAAAACCAAAGTTCGTTCTACCTCTCCCCATTGA
- the LOC106324814 gene encoding acyl-protein thioesterase 2-like, producing MSISGAALGSGRILGRAVEFGKTHVVRPKGKHQATIVWLHGLGDNGSSWSQLLETLPLPNIKWICPTAPSQPISLFGGFPSTAWFDVVGINEDGPDDVEGLDVAAAHVANLLSNEPSDIKLGVGGFSMGAGTSLYSATCFATGKYGNGNPYPINLSTVIGLSGWLPCAKTLAGKLEEEQIKNRATSLPILVCHGKGDDVVPYKFGEKSSEALISHGFKKTTFKAYNGLGHYTIPQEMDELCAWLTSNLGLQG from the exons ATGAGTATCTCTGGTGCTGCACTTGGTTCAG GAAGAATTTTAGGAAGAGCGGTTGAGTTTGGGAAAACTCATGTGGTTAGGCCCAAAGGGAAACACCAAGCTACTATTGTCTGGTTACATGGTCTTGGCGACAATGGCTCTAG CTGGTCTCAGCTTTTGGAGACCCTTCCCCTTCCCAAT ATCAAATGGATATGCCCAACTGCTCCTTCTCAACCTATAAGTTTATTTGGTGGTTTTCCCTCCACAGCTT GGTTTGATGTTGTGGGCATCAATGAAGATGGACCTGATGATGTAGAAGGACTGGACGTGGCTGCCGCACATGTTGCAAATTTGTTGTCGAATGAGCCTTCTGACA TTAAGTTAGGTGTTGGAGGGTTCAGCATGGGTGCGGGAACGTCTCTATACTCAGCGACTTGTTTTGCTACCGGTAAATATGGAAATGGCAATCCTTACCCTATCAATTTAAGCACCGTCATAGGCTTAAGCGGTTGGCTTCCTTGTGCTAA GACACTGGCTGGCAAACTAGAAGAGGAACAGATCAAGAACCGAGCTACGTCCTTACCAATTTTAGTTTGTCATGGAAAAG GTGATGATGTGGTACCGTACAAGTTTGGGGAGAAATCTTCAGAGGCCTTGATATCACATGGGTTTAAGAAGACAACGTTCAAAGCCTACAATGGACTTGGTCACTACACCATCCCACAGGAGATGGATGAGTTGTGCGCGTGGTTAACATCCAACCTCGGCCTCCAAGGTTGA
- the LOC106327729 gene encoding mitochondrial pyruvate carrier 1-like codes for MAASGFQAFLNSPVGPKTTHFWGPIANWGFVAAGLVDMQKPPEMISGNMTSAMCIYSALFMRFAWMVQPRNYLLLACHASNETVQLYQLSRWARAQGYLSSSTKEEEKPAQ; via the exons ATGGCAGCATCAGGGTTCCAAGCGTTCTTGAACAGTCCGGTTGGACCTAAAACAACCCATTTCTGGGGTCCTATCGCTAACTGGGGCTTTGTTGCTGCT GGTTTGGTGGATATGCAAAAGCCCCCTGAGATGATCTCCGGAAACATGACTTCAG CCATGTGCATTTACTCTGCATTGTTCATGAGATTTGCATGGATGGTTCAACCACGCAACTATTTACTACTTGCCTGCCATGCTTCCAATGAGACTGTTCAGCTCTATCAGCTCTCACGCTGGGCTAGAGCCCAAGG GTATCTATCCTCGTCAACTAAAGAAGAGGAGAAACCGGCTCAGTAA